Below is a genomic region from Spartinivicinus marinus.
AACTGTCTGCGTGTTCTGTATCGTTTATGCAACCCCTTTTTCCTTATTTAAGCTGTTTCCACATGCTGCTCTATCACTTCCAACAATACATAAGGCGTATTATCAACCTGCAACTGTCGGGTAGTTTTTCTGATAGCAACCCGGTGTTCAAAAATACTCAGTGACTCTCGATCATTAATTCCCGTTAAATACACACATTGTATCCCCATTGAACGGGCTACTTTTAACTGAGCATCCAAAAAGTCCGAGCGGTTACATACCCCTAGCGGATTATCGGCGATTAAGAAAGCAGGAATTCGTTCATCAGCACGATGACGCCGCTTTTGCCGCATAGCCGCTAACAAAGAATACAACAGTACTGCTGTAGTTAAAGCCTCACCACCGGAACCTAAATCCTTACCCACTGGCTCATAATGGCGCCCAGTATCATCACACTTTAATAGATGGATACCGAATTTATCTTTAGCCATAGAAGCACGTAATAACCGGTAAAGTAATTCAGCGCCTAATACATTACCCGCCGTAGGGTTCACTTCAGGTAGGCGTCCATGCTCAATTAACTCTTCAAACCAACGCTCAATACTGCTATGGAACACATCGTAATTTTTGTTGAAATCTAAGCGTGAACCTGACTTTAATATGGGTTTCCCCCCATAAATATACACATCTTCAGGAATAATCACCTTGGCCGCAGCCTGTAATTTTTGGTGATATTCCTTGGTATGTTGTAGTAAGGTACCCACTAACGCTTTAACAAATTGTTCTGAACGGGATAAATCACCTTCAATATTCAAGGCAATTTGCTCTGCTTTATCTAACAGCTCTTCGCATTGATTACCCAGGGAATTTGCGTCATGACGAGCTAACTCATCAACAATGGCCGGCAACTGTTGTTTGAGTTTTTCATCCTGCAGTTTTGCTTGCAATTGCTCAAATGCATTACCCAGTTTATCACGACAGCGTTTGACAAAATCCTCCCGGTTTTTTTGACTTTTTGCCAGTTGTTTAACCTGATCAGCCATTGCTTCAGCACTGGCTGCTGGTGTTTCAGCAAAGAGTAAGTCAGGCCACTCCATTCTGGGGGATTCTTCATCCCACAATGGTTCATAGGCACTAACCGTCGCTTTGGCGACTGATAAGGTATTGGATAATTGTTGTATTTCAGCTAATCGCTTTTCAAATGGAGGAATTTGCTCACCTAAGGTGTTGTAGTTTGCTCGATTACTTTCTTCTTCATGACGGAACCGATGTAATAGTACATCTAAATCCTCTGCCAGGATTTCTTCAGTAGCAATACTTGGGATGATTTTATTCTTTGCCTTTGCCTTTAGCTGCTTCTGACAACGAACAAGGTCTTCAGCTTTTTTATCCTTATTCGCTTTTAACTCTGCGGCCTGTTCAATAATGGCCTCTAATTGTGTTGATAACTGATCTAATTGGTCATGACGGTTTAGTTTACTTTGTGCAGCCCACTGCTCTGCTAGTGTCTGATCAAACCGATGGTTTTCTTGATAGTTAGCGAAATCTGTTTTCGCTTCCTGCTTCGCTTTGGTTAATTCATTTAATTCGTTATTTAATGCCGTAATACCTAATTCAGTGACTAGCTGGCGCTGGGTTTCTTGAGCTTGTTCATGCAGTTGGCGTAATACACTAATATCATGCTGTAATGCTTCTTGTTGATCAGGCTTGGATAATGTCAGCTCTTCACTAACAGGTACATCATTTGCGAGCTGGTCTAACCGTTTTAGTTCTGTTTGTTTGACTGACTGCTGCCCCGTTAATTCAACCACTTGTTGTTGTACAGATTCAATCGTTTCAACCAGCTTATCCCAATCTTTATTTAAAACAATTTGCTGCTCTTGATGTTGTTGTAGCGCCTGTTGCCATTGCCCTAAATTCTCATACTGACCTAACCATTGAGTAATGGTGCTTAAATACTGCTGGTATTTATGCAATTGTTGTTGATACCGTTGCGCTTGCTGGGCTGTTGATTCTTGGTTGGCAAGGGTTTTTTCTCGTTGCTCCTTTAATAAATCCAGCTGTTGCCGTAAATGCTCAACAGTCTGGTTTTGACTCACTACCCGCTCTTCCGTGGCAGCCACAGCGATTGTATCAGGAAATAGACTACGATAGTGGTTGAGTTGTTGCAGGGCTATTTGCCATTGGATTAATTGCTGATTAATGGCTGTTGCTTCTGATATATTGGTTTGCAACTGCTCATTTAAGCGGCTTTTTAACTGGTTGATGTATTGTTCGCTGTAAATATTCGGATCATTGGGGGTGACGACATAGTGTTCTGTAGCCGTGACCTCTGCCAACCCGCTACAGGGTAGTGAAATAATAATTGGCCGGTTTAACCAGTCAGGAATATCCAACTGTTGTATTTTATCGATAATTGCCTGATTAGCTGCATAAATACCCGTAAACCGCCCAGGATCCCGCTGTAAAAAAGCAGCCACTTGGTCCGGATCATCCTTGTAATAACTGGTTAAATAGTCCGGATACGCTTTTAACTGAACAGGGGTAAATTCATGTTCATCATAAAAATACTGCAACAGCTGTTGCGTTTGTGAATCAACCGCTAACGACTTTAACTGTTCCCATTGTTTAAGCTCACTTTCCAATCGCCAGCGTGCTTCCTTTAGCTCATCTATAGACTGGTGACGTCGATTAATCACCTCTTCTACTTTGCCCGTCAGTTCGGCACTCGTCGGTTCAAAGTGATGGTTACCCGTTAACGTAATAAGTTGCTCATTCGCCAACAATTGTTCTCGCAATTGTTCTGCTTGCTGCTGTTGCTGCTCTAATTGACCAAGCAGTTGCTCGGCTGCAGCCAGTTTTTGTTGTAATGGCAGCTGTTCGTTATCCTGCTTACGTCGGGTTTGCTCTAATTGATCTATCTTTAAACGATAATTTTCTAATTGTTCTTCTGTTTGTTCGACCAGCTCTGCCAGGCGAACTTGCGCCTGTGAGGGTGTTTCATTATTTTCAAGTGGTAAGGATTGCTGGCTGATTTGAGCACTTTCTAGCTGAGTTGTCAGCCGAGTAATGGCCGCATTGTTTTGATCCTGCTGCTGACGGATGGTGTACTGTTGTTGCTTTTGCTCTCCAAGCTGTTGAGCATACTGCTGCTGTTGGCTATGTAATGCTTGTAAACCGGTTTGCAATTGTGCCCGTTCATGGGTTAAACGAAAATGATATTGACAAGCTCGCCGGTTGATTTCTTCTCGCACCGGTGAAAGTTGATTATCCGCTTGCCGTAATGCTTGGAGTTTGGTTTGCTCCTTACTGGTTAACGCCTGAATTGAGGCAATATAATCCGCTGCGTTAATTGCTTCCCTTTCTGCAATAACCGCTGTTTTTTGCTGTTCTTTATCCTTCAGCTGTTGAGCAATTGCATCATATATCTGCTGCAATTGCGCTTCTTGGACAACCAGCTTATTCACGCTTGCTACTTCAGATTTAAGCAACGCCTGTTGCTGTTCTTGTTTGAGTGTATTCAGCTGCTCAGAGGCTTGTTGCAATTTTTCATCGGATTTTATATAAGCTTTATTCAGTAAAAAGGCCGCTTCTGCTAACTGGGCTTGATTAGTATCTGCTTCACTTTTAGCCTGACGCCACTCTGCTGCTTTTTGATCAAAATCCTGCAACTGTTGTTGAATTTTTCTAACCGCCGTTAATTGTCGTTGTTTAACTGGGCGGTCTTGCATTTTGGTAATAGACTGTTCTGTATTGGCCCGTAACTCTTGGGCGGCTTCCATATCAGCCACACAGCCCAGAAAAAAACTGATAAATTCTGCTTCAGTTTTAAACTTAAAAGCATCCTTTATCCCCCCTTCACTACGGGCAAAATCCACCTGACGGCTCATTAACCAAGGGTCCAGCCCCAGGTTTTCCAGTTTTTCTTCCCATTCTTTTTGGGACTGGGTTTGTTGTACCCGTGGGCTTAAAAATTCCCGTACAGCGGTATAAGGCTGATCTTGTGCTAGCAGTTCATCCCATTGCAGTTTAAGTTGATCAAATAAATCCGCATGATTGGCAATAAAAAAATAACGATCGACGCGATCTGTCGCACTTTTATGGCGAAATAATAATTGTCCTAATACAATGTGTTCTTCGGGCTCTGCTTCAAATAAATTACTTTCACCAGTTGTCACCAAATCAACCGCCACCACCGCTGGGCGACCTGGGATTAAATACTGCTCCATGGTTTTGTCACCACTGGACTGCAGATACTGAACAAAGCGACGTTTTTCTGGACAAAAAACCCCTAATAAAAAGGATAATAACGTCGTTTTACAGGTACCATTGGCGGCAAATAACACGCCGTGATCAGGCCGCTCTCCTTCCTTAAAAATAGGAAAATAACCATTTTTTAAAATATTACTGCCTGCCACAATATCACTGACAAAGAATTTACACAGCCGATACACCTTAGTTCACCTCTGTCTCTGGTTGCTCAGTTAGTTGTGGGGATTCAGACTCTTGATCAGGCCCTGTTCCCGGTGTTTTCAGCTGTGGGTCTTGTCCGGTTGCCACATTTCGAAAATGATGAAATGCATAAACGGCCGCCTGGCGTAATGCCGCTTGATAGGCCGGGGTGGGTCGATATTCAATCACGTCTTCCTGATGATCCTCAAATGCCAGCAAATAATCAGTGCTGACCAAATGTTCTAACACTCGATTGATCAATGCCAGCCAGCTAGCCCCTGCTCCTGCACGTTTACTGTCGGGGTTTTCTTCAGGTAGTTCACGAATCCGCTGGGCAGCCGTCCGCACTTGTGGATCGAGAATATCATCTTCAGCAGGTAGCTTTTGTTCCTGGTCGGCAAACCGGCGGAGTACTTGAATAATGTCTTCCACCATCACTACCCCTAAATCTTCAACAGGGGCATCCAAGTCTGTTTCATTGGGAAATAATGCAGTGGCAATGGCACAGTGCACACATAATAAATCAGCGGCTTTATTATCACTGCGAGCCAGCATTTTACCGTAATCGGTTAATGTTGTAGCAAAAAAGCTATTGGCATGGCGGGCTGACAAACGTAAGCCATCACTGGTAATGGTTAAAATTTGCAACTCCATCGCTTTTAAGCCGGCTTCCACCAACTGTTGAAAAGGCTCGCTGGAACGAAATTTCTGCAGCAACTCAGTCATTTCTTCCATATATTGACTCAATGCCCGCCTATTACCGTTACTGTAAATCAGGCTTAAATAAATCAGTCGATTGGCTTGTTGAAAGCTGTCTTCGTCAAGGTATGTCATGGAACTATCCTAAAAAACTTAAGCCTGGTCAGTAGCGATTGAAAAGATGCTAGGATGGGTGCTGGTTAACAACAACTCATGACCACGATATAAACGACCATCGGGCAACAGCAGTCTTACATGCTGGTCAGCTTGAGGTTCTATTTGCAGGTGATATTTTTCTGCCAGACGGTGATCAACAACACACTGAAAAACCTGCATTGCCATAGCAACTGGCAATAATGGTTGTAACTTATCTGCTAAAGGAGTAAGCGGTGCAGTGGCTTGGGTGAGTAATTGGCTTAATAACACCGGCTCACCAGCCACCGCGTTAAATAATAGCTTGAGTGCTTCACCCATTAGCTCATCATTTAATTCTGGCTGGAAATACTCAATTAACTCAGCCGCTTCTTCTTCCACTTGCTGATAGATGTCACCTGATGCATTTTGCCGCTCAAGGGCCCGATCAATAGCATCAATCATTGACCCAGGATCAAATAAAGGTTGACGTAGAGGCGGATCAAATCGGGCAATAAACTCTACTCCAACGGCTGCTGCCTGTGCTTCCGGGGTAGCAAACAACCGTCGGGTAATGGTATCCATAGCTGGCATTATCCCAATGGAGCGGCGCCGGAACAGTTTATGACTATGATCATTGAAGTCATCCGGCAGTTTTTGTAGTTGATTGACCAGCTTCATTTGCTGGATATTTAATTGCTCCAAATTTTCTGCCAGTTGTTGAAGCTTGTAACGAAGCTCCTCTTCATCACTGTTTTTATCCAGATTATCCAATACCAGGTGATGCAACCGGCCACTTTCCTGCTGAATCTGCGTGGCTTGATCAGCGCCTTCATCAGCGAGCTGATTAATGTGTCGAAAATCCACGGCTTGAATATTACGCTCAATACTACGACGTACATCGCGTACTTCATTTGATTTACGTAAACACTGCTTACGATTTTGGTCTGTCGCGGTTAAAGCATCATCCACATTGCCCCGTTCAATTAACAGCTTAATACGCAAGTTGCCAATAGCGGCAGCATCCAAGGCACTGCTTTCATGAAGCCCAAAGTAAGCCACATAACCTTCATCAGTCAGGGCAAAAAACGACTCCTTGCCCTGACCAGTATAAACAGCCTTGATCAACCAGAATTTGCGGGTGTGAAACTGGTGCTGAGCCCCATCGTAAAAGCGATAAGTAAACGGCAGATAGCGATTATCTCGATTAACCAGGTGATCAAACACTTTTCCTAACAGGTTCTTGAGTACACTGGGTGGTACCTGAATCTGTTGCGCCTGGAGTTGAGCTTCAGCTAAAGGAAACAAGTGTTGTAAAATCTCAGTGCGGCTGGCACCCACCTGATATTCGGTAAGCTCTGCAATGATATCCAGAGTAGCAAAGGCAAGCCACATTAAATCGACGTGCTCCAGTAAGTTAGGCTCGCTATCCTGCCCTACTTGCCGATAAATACGGGTGGGTAATTCATAGATTGGTCGCATTATCAGGCTGGAACGTACCGCCTTGGTCACATCCGTTGCCAAGGTACGGTTACTTGTGCCTTCTTCAAGAATTGTTTCAAATGCTGTCACACTACGACACCCTTAACCTTTCAATAAACCAGGGTCGTCTATTCTAGTGTGCTGCTGGCTAATGGCAACTTTTTTATAGGCGGGCAGTTAAATAATGAGGGCTTTATGAATACTCTTTATGGGTTATATATGATTCAATATCATCATATATTTGCAACAAGTGATTGGCATGAAGCACTGACAATAACCTTAAAAAATCACCAGTTACATTAACCAATGCCATGTCTTTTCCTTTGTACTGCTGTTTTTCTTGTATATTCATTAACCAGCGAAAACCTGTCACATCAATATAGTCTGTAAACCGACAATCTAATACCACATCCGCTGCACTGTCTGTTATATCCTTGCCTAAACGATGAATAGTACTGCTGTCAATACTAGGGGGCGCCTTGAAAACCCGGGCATTTAAGTGGTTATAAGTCAGTAAAGGCATGATAGTGACCATCCTTTTGCCATACTTTCCTCTTTAAATTATAGAAGAATGTACAGCAGCTGATGTTAATTAAGTATGTTGATGCCCATTAGTATTGTTGTAATGCTTTTTCAACATCAATACCAAACGTAATGGCACCACTCACCCGGCCAGTTTTAGGGTCTGCAATTGATAAGCTCACTTGAGCTTGAAAATGTTGACTAGACTCATCAAATTGGATTTCATCAATAAAAATAGCATCTTTACCAATAAGTACTGTATTTTTATATTTACTTTCATCGCCTTGCCAATAGTCTGAGGTAATATCACTTTGCCCAACGTTAAGACCTTTTATATCCATTACAAAAATTTCAGCAAATAAACCATTTGATGTTTTTTTTACCTCTTGTAAATAACGAGATAACTTATTGGCTAGCACAGAGCTTATGAGAGGTTGCTCCTTTTCTTTCAGTTCATCCAGCCACTGCTGGTCTAAGGTAAGTTCTTGCTGTAACGTTAACATCCGATGCTTAGCATTTTGCTCGGCTAAGGCCGTTAATACAACTGGCTGGTTAGCAATCGCCCGTAAGCGGCTATTGGCCAATTGCAATAATAATAAGCGATCTTGATTCGTTAATTTGATTTGTTGTAGTGTGCAAGGCCCTACCGCTTGATTAAATCGTTTTATAAAATAGGGGTTTTTCTTTATAAAAGAATTGGAAAAATACATGCCTAAAGGCGTGAATTTAGTAAACATTGATTGGACATCATTTTCTATCCCTGCCTTAATCAATTCTCGGTGAAATATTTGGCTATTAGATAATACAACCTCTACTCTACCCCGCTCCAATTGATTAACAAGCAATTCTAATGAGCGTGCTTTTGAAGCAATTTTATAACCACGTCTCTCAAGCCAGATAGCCTCATTGGAGTCACTTAGCACACCAATTAAAGCATGCCTAAAACTATTTCGTTGCCGTTTAGGGTGTAATTTTCGACTAAAAAACCATGACCATTTTTCTAAAATCAATGGCGCCGATAATGTCGCAAATAAATTAATATTACTGTCTTCAGCAACCGCAAAATAGCCATGAGCCTGCTCGGTTTCAACTTCTTTAATGGCACGGTTCCAAGGCATTAGCTTAATATTGTAGCGCTTATCGAGTGTTTTAAAGACACACTTAACAGACTCAACCGCCTCACCGGTTAGTACCTCATCGACTTTCACTTGATATGGCGGAGCGATGTGGGTGCGCAGCTCTACTTGAATGCCATCACGGGCACTATTGTTATTACTGACCACAAATCCAAGTGCTACTAATACCAGCCTTTTCCTCCATTTTAACTCCAACATAACATCAACCATTTATTCACAGAGATGCACCATATAAGCATAGCTGGTGTTTTCAGCTCTGTTAGCGTTTCCCCAAAAGGCCCCGTGTTAATTTAGTCAAGACGAATGATTTTCTAGGGGCTACACTTAATAGGTTTTGCCGACCTTACCAATTTCCTGTTATTGTAGTCGCCATTTTTACTCATCTATTTTATCCAGCGAGATTGCTGTAGAACAATTTAACTTCATTGACAGACAGGCTCTTCCAATACGCTACCTGAATTTGAAGCAAGTCATTTCATCCAGCAATTTCAACCAGGAGTACTTTGTTATGAATTGGCTGAAGGTTCTCGCCCCTATTGGCATACTAACAGGCGCCCTTGTTCTCAATTGGCAGCTAAGCAACACCGAACAAGCCCCAACAAATGCGGCTAAACCCATGGCCAAGCTCCCAGTAGAAACCCAATCGGTTAAACCTACTCAAATTCAATTTACTATTACCAGTCAGGGGGCTGTTCAACCCCGTACAGAAACTACCTTAGTATCACAAGTCTCAGGCAAAGTGACTGCTATCGCTCCGGCGTTTGTTAGTGGTGGTACTTTCAAGGCTGGCGATACTTTGCTAAAGATTGACCCTCTTGACTATCAGGTTGCTGTTGAACAAGCAAAGGCCCAACTAGCCCAAGCCAAGGCTAAATTAATAGAAGAGCAAGGCAAAGCCACCACCGCTAAAAAGGACTGGCTAAGAGAAGGAAGACACGTAAAGCAAGCCAGTGACTTAGTACTACGCAAGCCTTATATAATAGAAGCTCAAGCAGCGGTTAAAGCAGCCCAGGCTGACTTGAAAAAAGCCAAACATTATCTGGCACAAACCACTATCCATGCCCCCTATGATGGTATGGTGAAAACCAAACAGGTTGATGTTGGACAGTTTGTCAGCGCCAGTAACCCTTTAGGGGTTATTTTTGCCACTGATTATGCTGAAGTTCGCTTACCCATTAAGCGCAGTGATTTAGCTTTTCTACAATTACCTGAATTCGGTCATAATCAAACTACCGGCCCAGCTGCCACCTTAAGTATCTGGAATGCCGCTTCAGCAGCGACTTGGCAAGCTCAAATCACCCGCCAAGAAGGCGTGATTGATGAAAAAACCCGGATGCATTATGTAGTCGCTCGAATTGCAGACCCCTATGGGCTACAGAAAAATAACCAACAAGCACCGTTGCATCTAGGTACTTTTGTGAAAGCCGCGATTACTGGGGTGACAATGAATAACCTAACACCAATACCACGGCACTTGCTACGTAAAAACCAGCAGTTACTCGTGGTTGATAAGAACAACACCTTGCAACTACGCAAAGTATCTGTTGTAAGAGAAGGTGAGGCTTTGGCCTACTTGCAGTCAGGTTTAAAAACGGGTGACCAGCTTTGTCTAACGGCCATCCCCTCTCCTATAAACGGTGCAGCAGTTGTTGTACAAAATAATACTGAGCAATCTGCAGCTAAAAAACAGGCCGTTGCCCAATTGAATGAAAAAAACAACATCCAAGCCAGTGCTAAACAGCCATCTCATAAACAACTATCCCATAAACAACTATCTCACAAACACTTATCCCATCAACAACAGACTCGTGCCGATCAAGCACCAGGCACAGACGTTTCATCTGCCAATGATACACCAAGTGAGGGGTAATTATGCTGTCAAATACACCCTATAAGAAAGGAATCATTGGCTGGTTTGCTGCAAATTCGGTAGCCGCTAATTTGTTAATGTTGTTTTTAATTGCGTTGGGAATCGGTTCTGCTTTTACCATCAAAAAGCAGATGTTTCCTGACATAAAACTCGACACTATCGTGGTGTCTGTTGATTACCCTGGCGCATCCCCCAGTGAAGTTGCCCAAAGTGTTACCCTGCGAGTGGAGTCTGCTGTTCGAGCTATTGCAGGTATCAAAAAAATGGATGCCCGAGTCGAACAGGGTTATACCGTTGTTATCTTGGACATTGAAAAAGGCTTTGATATCAATGAAAAGCTTGATGAGGTACGAACAGCCGTCGATAGTATTACCAGCTTTCCAAAAGCCGTTGAAAAACCGGCTATTCGTAAAGTGACTCCCAAAAACCGGGTTATTTGGGTGGCTCTCTTTGGGGATGTTAGCTATTCCACTTTGCATCAAATCAGCCTGGAAGTAAGAGATGAAATTCAAGCGTTACCGGAAGTCAGCAAAGCAAATATTTTTGGAGCACGCAGTGCTGAAATAGCGATTGAAATTACCGAAACCCAGCTGCAAACCTATGGTTTAACCTTTGCCGCAGTAGCGGAGGCAATTCGCAATAGTTCAGTCGATATTGCTGGCGGCACGATAAAAACAAAAAATGGCACAATTCAGTTACGAGCTGAAGGCCAGGCACAATCGGAAACAGAATTTCGAGACATTATTATCCGTGCAAACCAAGATGGCTCACTACTTCGTTTAGGGGATATTGCAACTGTCACTGATGGTTATGAAGATACCGGAATTTTTTCTCGGTTTAACCAAAAAATGTCTATTGGATTATCTGTAGAAGCGGCTGGTGATGATGAAATGGCCTCTTCTGCTGCTGTTAAACAATACATAACCCAAAAACA
It encodes:
- a CDS encoding efflux RND transporter periplasmic adaptor subunit; the protein is MNWLKVLAPIGILTGALVLNWQLSNTEQAPTNAAKPMAKLPVETQSVKPTQIQFTITSQGAVQPRTETTLVSQVSGKVTAIAPAFVSGGTFKAGDTLLKIDPLDYQVAVEQAKAQLAQAKAKLIEEQGKATTAKKDWLREGRHVKQASDLVLRKPYIIEAQAAVKAAQADLKKAKHYLAQTTIHAPYDGMVKTKQVDVGQFVSASNPLGVIFATDYAEVRLPIKRSDLAFLQLPEFGHNQTTGPAATLSIWNAASAATWQAQITRQEGVIDEKTRMHYVVARIADPYGLQKNNQQAPLHLGTFVKAAITGVTMNNLTPIPRHLLRKNQQLLVVDKNNTLQLRKVSVVREGEALAYLQSGLKTGDQLCLTAIPSPINGAAVVVQNNTEQSAAKKQAVAQLNEKNNIQASAKQPSHKQLSHKQLSHKHLSHQQQTRADQAPGTDVSSANDTPSEG
- a CDS encoding STAS domain-containing protein produces the protein MPLLTYNHLNARVFKAPPSIDSSTIHRLGKDITDSAADVVLDCRFTDYIDVTGFRWLMNIQEKQQYKGKDMALVNVTGDFLRLLSVLHANHLLQIYDDIESYITHKEYS